A single Lolium perenne isolate Kyuss_39 chromosome 6, Kyuss_2.0, whole genome shotgun sequence DNA region contains:
- the LOC127305495 gene encoding uncharacterized protein, with product MASSRRRCRATAGATTKGSLLEEFLMQPERGLECVSGGGGGGSYYAGAVDETHVLGAQIPPERIEAGAGQEMASSTEVKSSVSMDVEKSKKVSGKNNMPASK from the exons ATGGCTTCCAGCCGCAGGCGATGTCGTGCCACAGCGGGAGCAACGACCAAAGGGAGCCTACTCGAGGAATTCCTGATGCAACCGGAGCGCGGCCTCGAGTGcgtcagcggcggcggcggcggaggaagcTACTACGCGGGCGCCGTCGACGAGACGCATGTGTTGGGCGCACAAATTCCACCCGAG AGAATTGAGGCAGGAGCAGGACAAGAGATGGCATCAAGCACTGAAGTCAAGTCATCTGTTTCTATGGATGTCGAG AAAAGTAAGAAAGTATCAGGAAAAAATAATATGCCAGCCAGCAAGTAA